A genomic region of Kluyveromyces marxianus DMKU3-1042 DNA, complete genome, chromosome 5 contains the following coding sequences:
- the MIT1 gene encoding Gti1/Pac2 family domain-containing protein — translation MDVKPTLNRAYIESIDDALKVVECVLSGYLHSVSRRPYEIERPKLICSGHIFVFIEEKSGIKRWTDGVSWSPSRIVGKFLVYKELFKASGQAVASPGGLNGGPNGAAGPSYSYRSDGLIKKALSLRVRAKPGELKEEDVEQALNQNVDYFTVHIISYYTLDDISNGILLTPSELEPFRGVVPSQRLLEALEMSSIGNNKTVGPPKFKHRDRPKPKAVGAASAGAVAGSKVSSSAAASKASKKISPRISTPILGQFPPRPFPLQHSSSQMGSQMGSQMGSHNSPIVLMPPLSLAHQLPQPVSQQPVSQQFAGSPSAAPYGIHFQYHHQPFPFPCPNPQYPQEPYNSYLPALPMPQPVLHTLPALAPYQTPHQSTNQGPGQYMGPHHRQLANTSASITFSTSASASASTSTSTNISTKPQYPVPTTGLTPGPVPSGPASSGTAPGQAPGPPAPVKP, via the coding sequence ATGGACGTTAAGCCAACACTCAACAGGGCATACATCGAAAGCATAGACGATGCCTTGAAAGTGGTTGAGTGCGTGTTGAGCGGGTACCTGCACTCGGTGTCTCGACGGCCGTATGAGATCGAGCGGCCGAAACTGATTTGTTCGGGCCATATATTTGTGTTCATCGAGGAAAAGTCCGGCATCAAGCGCTGGACTGACGGTGTGTCATGGTCGCCATCGCGCATTGTAGGCAAGTTTCTCGTTTACAAGGAGCTGTTCAAGGCGTCTGGACAAGCGGTTGCCAGTCCAGGGGGGCTCAATGGTGGGCCCAATGGCGCCGCCGGCCCGTCGTATAGTTATAGGTCCGATGGGCTTATTAAGAAAGCGCTGTCGCTACGTGTGAGGGCCAAGCCTGGTGAGCTCAAGGAGGAAGATGTTGAGCAGGCGTTGAACCAGAACGTGGACTATTTCACAGTGCATATTATATCGTATTACACGCTGGACGACATTTCTAATGGGATTTTGCTAACTCCGAGCGAGTTGGAGCCGTTTCGCGGGGTTGTGCCCTCGCAGCGGCTGCTGGAAGCGCTCGAGATGTCGAGTATCGGCAACAATAAGACGGTGGGGCCTCCCAAGTTCAAGCACAGGGACAGACCCAAGCCCAAGGCTGTCGGGGCTGCTTCCGCTGGTGCTGTCGCTGGCTCcaaggtttcttcttctgctgccgCGTCTAAGGCGTCAAAAAAGATATCGCCTCGAATTTCGACACCGATTTTGGGCCAGTTTCCTCCCAGACCGTTCCCGCTTCAGCACTCGAGCTCCCAAATGGGTTCCCAGATGGGCTCCCAGATGGGCTCCCACAACAGCCCGATAGTGTTGATGCCCCCGCTGTCACTGGCCCACCAGCTGCCCCAGCCAGTGTCCCAGCAGCCAGTGTCCCAGCAATTCGCAGGCTCGCCCTCGGCAGCACCCTACGGAATCCACTTCCagtaccaccaccaaccGTTCCCCTTCCCGTGTCCCAACCCACAGTACCCTCAGGAACCCTATAACTCGTACCTGCCGGCCCTCCCGATGCCCCAGCCCGTCCTCCACACACTACCAGCCCTCGCGCCCTACCAAACGCCCCATCAGAGCACTAACCAGGGCCCCGGCCAGTACATGGGCCCGCATCATCGCCAATTGGCAAACACATCTGCATCGATTACCTTTAGCACAAGCGCCAGTGCTAGCGCCAGTACTAGCACAAGCACAAATATAAGCACTAAACCCCAGTACCCGGTTCCTACCACAGGTCTAACGCCTGGACCTGTCCCCTCGGGACCTGCCTCCTCAGGCACGGCTCCAGGCCAGGCTCCAGGCCCTCCTGCACCTGTCAAACCGTAA
- the LEU4 gene encoding 2-isopropylmalate synthase → MPFYKDPSVKYKPFVSTVKLQERTWPTKTLQKAPRWLATDLRDGNQSLPDPMNVEEKKLMLEKLCDMGFKEIEVAFPSASNIDFEFTQYAVKNVPDDVSVQVLSPCREPLIERTVESLIGAKRATVHIYLATSPCFREIVFNNMSHEECIEKAVKCTKLVRSLTKDHPERQETDWSFEFSPETFSDSEPEFVIEICEAVKAAWEPTSENPIIFNLPATVEMSTPNVYADQIEYFSKSISEREKVCISLHPHNDRGCAVAAAELAQMAGADRVEGCLFGNGERTGNVDLVTLALNLYTQGVSPKLDFSDMASIIEVVERCNKIPVHARAPYGGQLVVCAFSGSHQDAIKKGFEKYDAKVKALQEREGPDAVVPWKMPYLPLDPQDIGRTYEAIIRVNSQSGKGGSSWVILKNLELDLPRGLQIAYSKIVQAETEVVGRELKSDELVSLFEKSYFVGTCSDSGKFKFVDYKFDKSPKESTLSVVLTDGSQEWDLKGKGNGPISSFIDAVNTKFNTKLDVKDYHEHSLGKSSDSRAATYISISSDDFVQWGVGIHEDTTQASFLALLSCINGLERANRFSTN, encoded by the coding sequence ATGCCATTTTACAAAGATCCTTCTGTCAAGTATAAGCCCTTTGTTAGCACTGTAAAGTTGCAAGAACGTACATGGCCAACCAAGACTTTGCAAAAAGCTCCAAGATGGTTAGCTACTGATTTAAGAGATGGTAACCAGTCTTTGCCTGACCCAATGAACgtggaagagaagaaactGATGCTTGAAAAACTCTGCGATATGGGATTTAAAGAGATCGAAGTGGCTTTCCCCAGTGCTTCGAATATCGATTTCGAGTTCACGCAGTATGCTGTTAAAAATGTGCCAGATGACGTTTCAGTTCAAGTTCTCTCGCCTTGTCGTGAACCATTGATTGAGCGTACTGTAGAATCATTGATTGGAGCCAAACGTGCTACGgtacatatatatctcGCGACATCGCCTTGTTTCAGAgaaattgttttcaacaatatGAGCCATGAGGAATGCATAGAAAAGGCTGTTAAGTGCACGAAGCTTGTAAGATCCCTAACGAAGGACCACCCTGAAAGACAGGAAACTGACTGGTCGTTTGAGTTTTCTCCAGAAACGTTTAGCGATAGCGAGCCTGAGTTTGTCATTGAGATATGCGAAGCGGTGAAGGCTGCGTGGGAACCCACGAGCGAGAACCCAATCATCTTTAATTTACCAGCGACGGTGGAAATGTCTACACCAAATGTGTATGCAGATCAGATTGAGTACTTCTCGAAGAGTATATCAGAACGTGAAAAGGTTTGCATTTCGCTACATCCTCATAACGATCGTGGGTGTGCTGTAGCAGCTGCAGAGTTGGCTCAAATGGCCGGTGCAGATCGAGTCGAGGGATGTCTTTTCGGTAACGGTGAACGGACCGGTAACGTCGATTTGGTTACCTTGGCATTGAACTTGTACACGCAGGGGGTTTCGCCCAAACTTGATTTCTCTGATATGGCCTCTATAATCGAGGTTGTGGAGCGGTGTAACAAGATCCCCGTGCACGCAAGGGCACCTTACGGAGGTCAATTAGTGGTGTGTGCATTTAGTGGCTCGCACCAAGATGCGATCAAGAAGGGATTCGAGAAGTACGATGCAAAAGTCAAGGCCTTACAGGAGCGCGAAGGCCCAGATGCAGTGGTCCCATGGAAAATGCCATATCTTCCATTGGATCCGCAGGATATTGGAAGAACTTACGAAGCCATCATCAGAGTCAATTCTCAATCGGGCAAGGGTGGATCCTCGTGGGTTATTTTAAAGAACTTAGAGTTAGACTTACCAAGAGGCTTGCAAATAGCCTATTCTAAGATCGTACAGGCCGAAACAGAGGTTGTTGGTAGGGAATTGAAAAGCGACGAGTTGGTTTCCTTATTCGAGAAATCGTACTTTGTAGGAACATGTTCTGATTCAGGTAAGTTCAAGTTTGTTGACTACAAGTTTGACAAGTCGCCTAAAGAGTCAACTCTTTCCGTGGTTTTGACCGATGGGTCTCAAGAATGGGACCTGAAGGGTAAAGGTAACGGTCCTATCTCTTCGTTTATCGATGCCGTGAACACGAAGTTTAATACCAAACTTGATGTGAAAGATTACCACGAGCACTCCTTGGGGAAGAGTTCAGATTCCAGGGCTGCCACCTACATTTCGATCTCCAGTGATGATTTCGTTCAATGGGGTGTTGGTATTCACGAGGATACAACGCAGGCCTCGTTCTTGGCGTTGCTCTCATGTATCAACGGTTTGGAAAGAGCAAACAGGTTCTCAACTAACTAA
- the CFD1 gene encoding iron-sulfur cluster assembly protein CFD1, whose amino-acid sequence MSSDLEIQAMPESLKGIKHIVLILSGKGGVGKSSVTTQTALTLCLKGFKVGVLDIDLTGPSLPRMFGMEKKQVYQDSRGWIPVSVPVGSSGSGELKLMSLGFLLDDRGNSVVWRGPKKSSMIKQFIKDVDWGQLDYLIIDTPPGTSDEHISIAEELRWAAPDGAIIVTTPQGVATADVRKEINFCKKVNFNIIGVVENMSGFICPHCAECTDIFSRGGGFKLAQEYNIPYLGNIPIDPTFVELIEKQTGYKESLVDLYKDSSLYTIFSQIIDKVVSGE is encoded by the coding sequence ATGTCAAGTGATTTAGAGATTCAGGCGATGCCTGAATCATTAAAGGGAATCAAGCATATCGTCTTGATTTTATCTGGGAAAGGTGGTGTTGGAAAGTCTTCAGTGACTACTCAGACGGCTTTGACGTTATGCCTTAAGGGATTCAAAGTTGGGGTCTTAGATATTGATTTGACTGGACCTTCTTTACCCAGGATGTTTGGTATGGAGAAAAAACAGGTGTACCAGGACTCTCGAGGCTGGATTCCTGTTAGTGTACCTGTAGGATCTAGTGGTTCCGGAGAGTTGAAACTCATGTCTTTGGGGTTCTTGTTAGATGATAGAGGGAACAGTGTCGTATGGCGTGGTCCTAAGAAAAGCTCTATGATTAAACAGTTTATAAAAGATGTAGACTGGGGACAATTGGATTACTTAATCATTGACACACCTCCAGGTACATCAGATGAGCATATATCTATTGCAGAAGAGTTAAGGTGGGCTGCTCCAGATGGTGCTATAATAGTTACCACTCCTCAGGGGGTTGCTACTGCCGACGTACGGAAAGAGATTAACTTCTGCAAGAAGGttaatttcaatataataGGTGTTGTCGAAAATATGTCTGGTTTTATATGTCCGCATTGTGCTGAATGTACCGACATTTTTTCTCGTGGAGGAGGTTTCAAGTTGGCTCAGGAGTATAATATTCCTTACCTTGGTAATATTCCAATTGATCCTACTTTTGTTGAGTTGATTGAGAAACAAACCGGGTATAAAGAAAGTTTGGTAGATCTTTATAAGGACTCTAGCTTGTACACTATATTCTCACAAATCATAGATAAGGTAGTGTCTGGCGAGTGA
- the BET1 gene encoding Bet1p codes for MSSNYGGFQGDLTQRDASRTQLFDGADFSKYQQRQQKPTSSFEKSSSGIDYSQATLSQLESQSDEQMNMMSQKIHALKSLSLRMGDEIRGSNQTLDQLGNVFEQTTNRLKRTFKNMMVMAQKSGVSIKTWLIIFGGLTLLFFYIWIR; via the coding sequence ATGAGCTCTAATTATGGTGGATTTCAAGGGGATTTGACTCAACGTGATGCCAGCAGGACGCAATTGTTCGATGGGGCAGACTTTTCCAAATACCAGCAGCGACAACAGAagccaacttcttcattcGAGAAAAGTTCATCTGGAATCGATTACTCTCAGGCCACGCTTTCGCAGCTTGAATCACAGAGTGACGAGCAAATGAATATGATGAGCCAAAAGATTCATGCATTAAAGAGTTTATCACTACGAATGGGGGATGAGATTCGTGGGAGCAACCAGACTTTAGACCAATTGGGCAACGTTTTTGAGCAAACGACTAACCGTTTGAAGCGTACATTCAAGAATATGATGGTTATGGCCCAGAAATCTGGTGTTTCTATTAAGACATGGTTGATCATCTTTGGAGGACTAAcgctcttgttcttctatATCTGGATACGTTGA
- the EPS1 gene encoding protein disulfide isomerase EPS1, whose protein sequence is MRFLLFFIQSWWWLLVFVTATETSSNPSLKFPEPLTEENFKSTISENLHIVEFFSPYCPHCKSLAPIWEATYFDFYEESQKLNISFHQVNCIESGDLCEQEKIMFYPNIRLYGPDGYIKDYPGGSVHAKEDLINFARQEALDADNLDLTKLRSKSKFATDADLLKLLSEPQTEPYLVSFWPSTDFEDVDSSYSFKDCEKCSQFQRIWKLVSNKADSEGITTIHFNCANNTKNSKNDLICRELSYDSLTNERSSREDRYPRVALILPHFKSGSFVKFPYGKLQSDSYSIMDFAVRTLHNSKVPEIDRFEIQNFVEQPMKDILSPDIEDDKMILVFNYDPKTVVPEDTEFLEQLIEPLTYLPNVYLYKCPSDLMALSHNFYKKLYEKFNVDPAVEFSENRFIASSITQLPTFYLFKKSTFTPIIFPGFSTTETRDIKTILDWLTINSMPLVNELTPRSYRPLIGFEPEIYDKAVIQVINRSSNKFEKGSRKLVEGLRDAAHSYEVVRDEIVYDSLQLARDDKNKAVDKLKSKNVPSRRVVEAMRKEIDHIYDHKALFLYLDINSDPFFLDDLGLNANRRDYKTGDILIFDKKNGFYYEKDAKGEYLTLKTLPRTLAAINFPQRYPELQIERVRVVTPFAVLYNLADTFREATGLYYLLVPVMLFTLYKLPKVIQYHKLKKRYAAKRDTHGILGAKLSKETKLID, encoded by the coding sequence ATGCGGTTTTTGCTATTCTTTATCCAGAGCTGGTGGTGGTTATTGGTATTCGTTACTGCTACGGAAACTAGCTCTAATCCAAGCCTGAAGTTTCCTGAACCTTTAACAGAGGAAAACTTCAAGAGTACTATATCTGAGAATCTACATATAGTGGAATTCTTCAGTCCTTATTGTCCTCATTGTAAGAGTTTGGCACCAATATGGGAAGCGACGTATTTTGACTTTTACGAGGAATCGCAGAAGCTCAATATATCCTTCCATCAGGTGAACTGTATTGAGTCTGGCGACTTGTgtgaacaagaaaagattaTGTTTTATCCCAACATTAGACTTTATGGGCCAGATGGATATATTAAAGATTACCCAGGAGGATCGGTGCATGCAAAGGAGGATTTGATCAACTTCGCAAGACAAGAGGCACTGGATGCCGATAATCTGGATCTTACCAAACTTCGCAGTAAAAGTAAGTTTGCCACAGATGCAGATCTGTTAAAGCTTTTGTCAGAACCCCAAACTGAGCCATATCTTGTTTCCTTTTGGCCATCAACTGATTTCGAAGATGTTGATTCCTCatattctttcaaagactGTGAGAAGTGCTCGCAGTTCCAAAGGATATGGAAGCTAGTTAGCAACAAGGCAGATTCCGAGGGAATAACCACGATTCACTTCAACTGTGCTAACAATAcgaaaaattcaaagaacGACTTAATATGTAGGGAGTTATCTTACGATTCTCTCACCAAtgaaagaagttcaagagAAGACAGATACCCTAGAGTAGCATTAATATTACCACATTTCAAAAGTGGTAGTTTCGTCAAGTTCCCATACGGTAAACTGCAGTCCGATAGCTATAGCATCATGGATTTTGCTGTCAGAACATTGCACAACAGTAAAGTTCCTGAAATTGATCGTTTCGAAATACAAAATTTCGTGGAGCAACCAATGAAGGATATATTGTCACCTGacattgaagatgataagATGATTCTTGTGTTCAACTACGACCCTAAGACTGTTGTTCCGGAAGATACGGAATTTTTGGAACAGTTAATCGAGCCACTCACGTACTTGCCGAATGTGTACCTTTACAAGTGTCCTTCAGACTTGATGGCACTAAGCCATAATTTCTACAAGAAATTGtatgaaaaattcaacGTCGATCCTGCTGTTGAGTTTAGTGAAAATCGTTTTATTGCCTCCTCTATTACGCAGTTGCCAACGTTCtatttgttcaagaaatcgACATTTACCCCAATCATATTCCCCGGGTTCTCAACTACAGAAACAAGGGATATCAAAACGATTCTAGATTGGTTGACAATCAATTCAATGCCACTGGTTAACGAACTTACTCCAAGATCATACAGGCCATTAATTGGCTTCGAGCCAGAAATCTATGATAAAGCAGTGATACAGGTCATAAACAGATCAAGTAATAAGTTTGAGAAAGGATCAAGAAAACTCGTCGAGGGGCTAAGAGACGCCGCTCATAGTTATGAAGTTGTACGAGACGAAATTGTATATGACAGTCTTCAACTGGCAAGGGATGACAAGAATAAAGCAGTTGATAAACTAAAGAGTAAAAATGTCCCTTCAAGACGAGTTGTAGAAGCAATGAGGAAAGAAATCGATCACATTTATGATCACAAAgctcttttcttgtatcTTGATATTAACTCAGAtcctttctttttagaTGACTTGGGACTAAATGCAAATCGTAGAGATTACAAGACGGGGGATATTCTCATTTTCgacaagaagaatggaTTCTACTACGAAAAAGATGCTAAGGGTGAATATCTTACTCTGAAAACCTTGCCAAGAACCCTAGCCGCTATAAACTTCCCACAGCGATACCCGGAACTGCAAATTGAGCGTGTTAGAGTTGTAACTCCATTTGCTGTCCTTTACAATCTCGCAGACACATTCCGTGAGGCCACGGGACTATATTACTTGCTTGTCCCAGTCATGCTATTCACATTGTACAAACTTCCTAAGGTGATCCAATACCACaaactaaagaaaaggtATGCTGCCAAGAGAGATACGCACGGTATTCTTGGAGCAAAGCTGAGTAAAGAAACCAAGTTGATAGACTAA
- the URM1 gene encoding ubiquitin-related modifier URM1, giving the protein MVRVTVEFLGGLDVIVKKQRQYKVDVKVDGKDEVDVGDLIQWIVDNLIEHERDVNVFLENDSIRPGILTLINDTDWELEGEKEYVLEDGDVVSFTSTLHGG; this is encoded by the coding sequence atgGTTCGTGTTACCGTTGAATTCTTGGGTGGTTTGGATGTGATTGTAAAGAAACAGAGACAGTACAAGGTTGATGTGAAAGTAGATGGGAAAGACGAAGTTGATGTTGGAGACCTGATCCAGTGGATCGTGGATAACCTTATCGAGCACGAGCGCGATGTGAACGTTTTTCTTGAGAACGACAGCATCAGACCTGGGATCTTGACTTTGATCAACGATACCGATTGGGAGCTTGAAGGTGAAAAAGAGTACGTTTTGGAGGATGGTGATGTAGTATCTTTCACATCGACGCTACACGGTGGATAG
- the YIA6 gene encoding NAD+ transporter, with amino-acid sequence MAEPATTQPMSRELPDGMGDSVPGNVSEVGVSEVGNLGHAPDNGNALRKGYFNDTEITALSGALAGFLAGVVVCPLDVAKTRLQAQGLQEVAVGKTAGYKYYNGIWGTLTTIVRDESVRGLYKGIVPIVLGYFPTWMIYFSVYERCKLTYPQLFHNSEFLSHSMSALSAGAISTTVTNPIWVVKTRLMLQSGKDIKGMTHYKNTLDAFVKIYKHEGIKSFYSGLVPSLFGLLHVAIHFPVYEQLKKILHCYPYKDPRLASDSSSPENIDNQSSQLGQLGRLILASCGSKMIASTLTYPHEILRTGLQLKSDVKPSIGSIIRSTYSKEGIRGFYSGFLTNLLRTVPASAITLVSFEYFRKHFKLWNDEMV; translated from the coding sequence ATGGCTGAGCCTGCTACAACACAGCCGATGAGCAGAGAGTTGCCCGATGGAATGGGCGACTCTGTGCCCGGAAATGTGTCTGAAGTGGGAGTCAGTGAGGTAGGGAACCTGGGTCACGCCCCAGATAATGGCAATGCCCTCCGGAAAGGGTACTTTAACGACACCGAAATAACGGCTCTGAGTGGAGCACTTGCAGGGTTTTTAGCTGGGGTGGTGGTATGTCCATTAGACGTGGCAAAGACTCGACTACAGGCCCAAGGTTTGCAAGAAGTGGCCGTAGGTAAAACAGCTGGGTACAAGTATTACAATGGGATATGGGGCACTTTGACGACGATTGTACGAGACGAATCGGTAAGAGGGTTATATAAGGGCATAGTACCGATAGTTTTGGGTTATTTTCCGACCtggatgatatatttttccGTGTACGAACGGTGCAAACTAACGTACCCGCAGCTTTTCCACAATTCGGAGTTCTTGTCCCACTCTATGTCTGCATTGAGCGCTGGCGCGATCTCCACCACAGTGACAAACCCGATATGGGTGGTAAAGACGCGGTTGATGCTCCAATCTGGTAAAGATATCAAGGGCATGACGCACTACAAAAACACGCTCGATGCGTTTGTCAAGATTTACAAACACGAGGGGATCAAAAGTTTTTACTCGGGATTGGTCCCATCGTTGTTCGGACTATTGCATGTAGCTATCCACTTCCCGGTCTACGAACAGCTCAAGAAAATATTGCATTGCTATCCATACAAGGATCCACGACTGGCGTCTGATTCCTCATCGCCAGAAAACATCGACAACCAGTCGAGTCAGTTGGGTCAGTTGGGTCGCTTGATCCTAGCATCTTGTGGGTCAAAGATGATCGCATCGACTCTCACGTACCCACACGAAATCCTTCGCACAGGGCTACAGCTCAAGTCAGATGTCAAGCCTTCTATCGGCTCGATAATACGATCGACATACTCGAAAGAAGGCATAAGAGGCTTCTACTCGGGATTCCTCACTAATTTGCTGAGAACCGTGCCAGCATCCGCAATTACATTGGTCTCGTTTGAATACTTCAGGAAGCATTTCAAACTCTGGAACGATGAAATGGTGTGA
- the NAS2 gene encoding Nas2p: protein MNKLEAVASTENNGIPNALVSRVNDLPHLGFSEVSQLKKDIEHELERQFDLLSLNNVDLNTPLITAEGFPRDDLDLVTIRLIKRNVNVLRNDLRRVIERLEYLLPLEFESLQRQNSAVQKLEALDTSLVDDDSLLAFAKVVDVKIGSPSHEAGLQSDDLIVKFGTIHALNHNNLYNVGKLVQQQLNKEISLRVKRDDEIITIQLVPRPWQGAGLLGCRIIRI from the coding sequence ATGAACAAACTAGAAGCGGTTGCAAGCACTGAAAATAACGGTATTCCAAATGCTTTGGTATCGCGAGTGAACGATTTGCCACACTTAGGCTTCTCAGAAGTCTCgcaattgaagaaagataTCGAACACGAATTGGAAAGACAGTTTGACCTCTTGAGTTTAAACAACGTGGATCTCAATACGCCTTTGATCACCGCAGAAGGGTTCCCGCGAGAcgatttggatttggtgACCATCAGATTGATTAAACGGAACGTTAATGTCTTAAGGAACGACTTGAGAAGAGTCATTGAGAGGCTGGAATACCTACTTCCTCTCGAGTTCGAATCGTTACAAAGGCAAAATTCGGCGGTACAGAAGTTGGAAGCTCTCGACACGAGTCTTGTTGACGATGACTCTCTTCTTGCATTCGCCAAAGTTGTCGATGTGAAGATCGGATCACCAAGTCATGAGGCTGGGCTCCAATCTGACGATCTCATCGTGAAGTTCGGAACAATACATGCATTGAATCACAATAACCTATACAACGTTGGCAAACTAGTGCAACAACAGCTCAACAAGGAAATATCCTTGAGAGTGAAGAGAGATGACGAAATAATTACTATACAATTGGTACCTAGACCATGGCAGGGGGCAGGACTATTGGGATGCAGAATAATTCGGATATAA
- the GCN4 gene encoding amino acid starvation-responsive transcription factor GCN4, with protein MIKELNKKMNMNMNMNTSTNMNNMNEDMSVNPFQQQYMNLSSAKSSDVAMAATAADVKIELNQSSTMGELIFDKFINHVVDHPVHQAESPVAPVSGDRNTTIVESSASSHHDVSPTLFHMNSADPTIGSTEISATELSASIVDNFFDPSSSTDSTPMFELDNQDLGGVETWTSLFDNDIPVTLDDVSASANAATLELELESNAQHASESQVQLESVASESNVSIVNDLVAPSTTSMASLKQNQFLPTPMLEDDLQLPKPRKASASTSASGKVTKSSSRNSTSGTKLDDLGVVAYSRKQRSAPLTPVIPESDDPLAVKRAKNTEAARRSRARKLQRMNQLEEKVKELLERNSDLENEVVRLRSLLGSQ; from the coding sequence ATGatcaaagaattgaataagaaaatgaatatgaatatgaatatgAATACGAGTACAAATATGAACAATATGAACGAAGATATGAGTGTTAATCCATTCCAACAGCAATACATGAACTTGTCCAGCGCAAAGTCATCTGATGTTGCAATGGctgcaacagcagcagacGTTAAAATCGAGCTCAACCAGAGCTCCACAATGGGTGAATTGATCTTTGACAAGTTTATCAACCACGTTGTCGATCACCCAGTGCACCAAGCTGAGTCTCCTGTAGCTCCTGTTTCTGGTGACAGAAATACCACCATTGTCGAATCATCCGCATCCTCCCACCACGACGTTTCTCCAACTCTGTTCCACATGAACTCAGCTGACCCAACTATTGGGTCCACTGAGATCTCCGCTACAGAGTTGAGTGCTTCCATCGTCGACAACTTCTTCGACCCATCCTCTTCTACCGACTCGACTCCAATGTTCGAGTTGGACAATCAGGACTTGGGCGGCGTTGAAACTTGGACCTCATTGTTCGACAATGATATCCCTGTTACCTTGGACGACGTTTCCGCTTCTGCAAATGCTGCTACTTTGGAACTCGAACTAGAATCCAATGCCCAACACGCTTCAGAATCCCAAGTACAACTCGAATCCGTTGCTTCGGAATCTAACGTTTCTATCGTCAACGATTTGGTGGCTCCATCTACTACCTCGATGGCTTCTTTGAAGCAGAACCAATTCCTACCAACCCCAATGTTGGAGGATGACCTGCAGTTGCCAAAGCCTCGCAAGGCTTCAGCTTCTACATCTGCCTCAGGTAAAGTCACTAAATCGTCCTCTAGAAACTCCACCTCCGGCACCAAATTGGATGACTTGGGAGTTGTTGCATACAGCAGAAAGCAACGTTCAGCTCCTTTGACTCCGGTGATCCCCGAATCTGACGATCCATTGGCTGTTAAGCGTGCTAAGAACACCGAGGCCGCTAGACGTTCCCGTGCAAGAAAGCTACAGAGAATGAACcaattggaagagaagGTCAAGGAATTGCTGGAAAGAAACTCAGACTTGGAAAACGAAGTTGTTAGATTGAGATCTTTGCTAGGTTCTCAGTAA
- the VAB2 gene encoding Vab2p, with protein sequence MNFLFYGDVHHPRKRESYQFKTIASSEHYKGLQNLPSLPSSSNLRQDQIFNKVSNELNQIVADISVVYSKLQDEVDSEGIQTEEINTKVNHSVRKLEASFAKLLKLRSKFIRQAEKKRTRFDDTYGEIDKKIRMIKDANEELLEYVSQRNIAGIDKDQFPRIMGLLKERFPDLNMEPEEEPEEPEDEPEEEPEEPEEREEEPEEEPVESKTGKTSVTASATLFQHSAPSLSSTPLTFSSICVASEPSIATTLESICITEPFSRPQNTVSTTSTSAPTSAGVGAAAHTQTSLP encoded by the coding sequence ATGAATTTCTTATTCTACGGAGATGTGCATCATCCTAGGAAACGGGAATCGTATCAGTTTAAGACAATAGCTTCAAGCGAACACTATAAAGGGCTCCAAAACCTGCCAAGTCttccatcatcatcaaaccTTAGACAAGATCAGATATTCAACAAGGTTTCGAATGAATTGAATCAGATAGTCGCCGACATCAGTGTAGTTTACTCGAAGCTACAGGATGAAGTAGATTCTGAAGGAATTCAGACTGAAGAGATTAACACTAAGGTTAATCATTCGGTGAGGAAACTTGAGGCTAGTTTTGCTAAACTACTAAAACTCCGATCCAAGTTCATTAGGCAAGCAGAAAAAAAGCGTACACGCTTCGACGATACTTACGGGGAAATAGACAAGAAGATACGAATGATCAAAGATGCTAATGAAGAATTATTAGAATATGTAAGTCAGAGAAATATTGCGGGGATTGATAAGGACCAATTCCCCAGAATAATGGGattattgaaagaaaggttCCCTGATCTTAATATGGagccagaagaagagccagaagaaccagaagacgagccagaagaagagccagaagaaccagaagaacgagaagaagagccagaagaagagccaGTTGAATCCAAAACAGGAAAAACCAGTGTCACAGCATCAGCTACTCTATTCCAACATTCTGCAccatctctttcttctaccCCATtaactttttcttctatatGTGTAGCCTCCGAGCCGTCTATAGCCACGACGTTGGAGAGTATATGCATTACAGAACCATTTAGCAGACCCCAAAACACTGTATCTACTACATCCACTTCCGCTCCAACGTCAGCAGGGGTGGGGGCAGCAGCTCACACTCAAACAAGTCTTCCGTGA